A single Candidatus Poribacteria bacterium DNA region contains:
- a CDS encoding lamin tail domain-containing protein, which yields MIFIFTIVVLVIFSGYGGSGTVLISEIQLAGETARDEFIELFNPSPSPVNLSGWRLRKMTSSGRESNLLTKFPDITMPPFSFLLIAHKEYKGEVERDLNYSSSSYSVAANNTVLLYNSNGDIVDLVGMGDASDPEGSPTLNPDPGKSVERKLVVLRNGLCGPAMDTDDNGRDFILRDDPTPCNSLSPLPKPVRSLQILRKGNNVKLLWSVDIGAREFKWRVYRQDEGGDLTLLTSSPLGGGRDRYEFSDFVPGNGRHEYLLEAMDPLGNLFRPVSVTGVSRHGMAITTWGAIRRHR from the coding sequence ATGATTTTTATTTTCACCATAGTAGTTCTCGTAATATTCAGCGGATACGGTGGTTCTGGGACCGTTCTGATTAGCGAGATTCAACTGGCCGGTGAGACCGCCCGTGATGAGTTCATAGAGCTCTTTAACCCTTCCCCCTCGCCGGTGAATCTCTCCGGATGGCGTCTCCGGAAGATGACCTCTTCCGGCAGGGAATCCAACCTCCTCACGAAGTTCCCCGATATAACCATGCCACCTTTCTCCTTCCTTCTTATCGCCCATAAAGAGTATAAAGGCGAAGTCGAAAGGGATCTCAATTACAGCTCGTCCAGTTACAGCGTGGCGGCGAATAACACCGTTTTGCTTTACAATTCGAATGGGGATATCGTGGATCTCGTGGGAATGGGCGATGCAAGCGATCCGGAGGGATCACCCACGCTTAATCCCGATCCCGGTAAAAGCGTCGAGCGTAAACTGGTGGTTCTAAGGAACGGCCTCTGCGGCCCGGCGATGGATACCGATGATAACGGCCGGGACTTCATCCTCCGCGATGACCCCACTCCCTGTAATTCACTTTCACCGCTTCCAAAACCGGTGAGATCGCTTCAGATCCTTCGAAAGGGGAATAACGTGAAGCTGCTCTGGTCCGTCGATATCGGGGCACGGGAGTTCAAATGGCGGGTTTATCGTCAGGATGAAGGAGGAGATCTCACCCTCCTAACCTCTTCACCCCTCGGCGGAGGAAGAGACCGATATGAGTTTTCGGATTTCGTGCCGGGGAACGGAAGACATGAATATCTGCTTGAGGCGATGGATCCACTGGGAAATCTCTTCCGCCCTGTAAGCGTAACAGGCGTGTCGCGGCATGGAATGGCG
- a CDS encoding ABC transporter ATP-binding protein, whose product MKDGNGKVIKLRQLPEENAVRVRNVVKKYQMGKVIVEALRGINMEVKRGEYVSIMGPSGSGKTTLFNMIGGLDKPTEGRVYIDEVDIAQLDAYELAWLRCRKIGYIFQTFNLIPVMTALENVTLPMIFAGKTPDESIQKGIELLTLVGLGDRIQHKPRELSGGQQQRVAIARALANDPALILADEPTGNLDTHTGLEIIYLLKQMNEEKGVTVITATHDTKMLDVSDRIFHIQDGKIAKIETRAEIKLRVGMLDGQEVG is encoded by the coding sequence ATGAAAGATGGAAATGGGAAGGTGATAAAACTCAGACAGCTTCCCGAGGAAAACGCCGTCCGCGTGAGAAACGTGGTGAAGAAATATCAGATGGGAAAGGTAATCGTGGAGGCGTTGCGCGGGATAAATATGGAGGTCAAACGGGGCGAATACGTCTCGATCATGGGTCCTTCCGGATCGGGGAAAACGACGCTGTTCAATATGATCGGCGGTCTGGATAAGCCCACAGAAGGCAGGGTCTACATCGATGAGGTCGATATCGCCCAGCTCGACGCATATGAGCTAGCGTGGCTGAGATGTAGAAAGATCGGCTATATCTTCCAGACCTTCAACCTGATCCCCGTTATGACCGCCCTGGAAAACGTCACCCTACCTATGATCTTCGCCGGAAAGACCCCCGATGAGAGCATACAGAAAGGGATAGAGCTGCTGACGCTTGTCGGGTTGGGCGATAGAATTCAGCATAAGCCCAGGGAGCTCTCCGGAGGACAGCAGCAGAGGGTTGCCATAGCAAGGGCCTTAGCTAACGATCCCGCCCTGATACTGGCCGATGAGCCCACGGGAAACCTGGACACCCACACCGGATTGGAGATCATCTATCTGCTCAAGCAGATGAATGAGGAGAAAGGCGTTACCGTCATAACGGCCACACACGACACGAAAATGCTCGATGTGTCCGATAGGATCTTCCATATCCAGGATGGGAAGATCGCCAAGATTGAGACCAGGGCTGAGATCAAATTGCGTGTCGGAATGCTTGATGGGCAGGAGGTCGGTTGA
- a CDS encoding PqqD family protein, whose amino-acid sequence MRKLLYALRLKKRPGLKVSREEVLRAIPLRNTAIKWEMDEKGEVSLVVPQKDKLWVKIVSRIFMIPPKRVVVLDEVGSFVWSLCDGKNKVEDIVKSLCKRYNLTRKEAEASLLAFFRQLGKRGFLGFAVDRKSTERRESR is encoded by the coding sequence ATGAGGAAGTTGCTTTATGCCCTTAGATTGAAGAAGCGCCCTGGGCTCAAGGTTTCCAGGGAGGAGGTATTGAGGGCGATCCCGCTGAGGAATACGGCCATAAAATGGGAGATGGATGAAAAAGGCGAGGTCTCCCTCGTCGTGCCTCAAAAGGATAAGCTTTGGGTCAAAATCGTATCCAGGATCTTCATGATCCCTCCGAAGCGGGTGGTCGTGCTCGATGAGGTGGGCTCCTTCGTGTGGAGCCTATGCGACGGTAAGAACAAAGTGGAGGATATCGTTAAAAGTTTATGCAAAAGATATAACCTTACCCGAAAAGAGGCAGAGGCATCGCTTCTGGCCTTTTTCAGACAACTGGGTAAACGCGGTTTTCTGGGATTTGCCGTGGACAGGAAGTCAACGGAAAGGAGAGAGTCAAGATGA
- a CDS encoding nucleotidyltransferase domain-containing protein yields the protein MVKELNPEEIILFGSFARGDFNEGSDVDILVIADWKECFLDRIGILLRLNTVHLPLEPIGYTREELERMKTEGNPFITRVLEEGKVIFKR from the coding sequence GTGGTTAAGGAGTTGAATCCGGAGGAGATAATCCTTTTCGGCTCCTTTGCGAGAGGGGATTTCAATGAGGGCAGTGATGTAGATATCCTGGTGATCGCCGATTGGAAAGAGTGCTTCCTCGATAGGATAGGAATTCTTCTCAGACTTAACACCGTTCATCTTCCCCTTGAACCTATAGGCTACACCCGAGAGGAGCTTGAGAGGATGAAAACCGAAGGAAACCCTTTCATCACGAGGGTGTTGGAGGAGGGGAAGGTTATCTTTAAACGTTGA
- a CDS encoding HEPN domain-containing protein produces the protein MNRNSAEGMRWLEQGMRDLEDARILAEAGSYASACFHCQQAAEKALKGFLYSKGLRAILTHSVTRLMEECSKFENFPCLLEEARELDRHYIGSRYPNFYPEGPAYKYYTGEMAERCIGYATSILEEVEKFLKG, from the coding sequence ATGAATAGAAATTCAGCCGAGGGGATGAGATGGCTTGAGCAGGGGATGAGAGATCTGGAGGATGCCAGGATCTTAGCCGAGGCGGGTTCCTATGCCAGCGCTTGTTTTCACTGCCAACAAGCTGCCGAGAAGGCTCTGAAAGGTTTCCTTTACTCCAAGGGTTTGAGGGCGATACTGACGCATTCGGTAACCAGGTTGATGGAGGAATGTTCTAAATTTGAAAATTTCCCCTGCCTCCTCGAGGAGGCGAGGGAGTTAGATAGGCATTATATCGGCTCAAGGTATCCGAATTTTTATCCCGAGGGACCGGCATATAAGTACTACACCGGGGAGATGGCGGAAAGATGTATAGGATATGCAACGTCGATATTGGAAGAAGTGGAGAAATTTTTGAAAGGATAG